The nucleotide sequence TCTTTTCGTGATCTCGTGATCGGCGTATTCGGGCGCGCATTTCGCACTTGCGGGACTGTCCCGCTGTTCCGCGCCCCGCTAGTATGGATGTCAGGTTCCGCAGAAAGCATCACCGCCGTGAGCGAGTTACATCAAGGCCCCCGGCCATCCGCCCGCGAATCGGTTAATCCGGCTCTGCGGTGGCGGCTCGATCTGCCCGGCGGGGGGTGGATGTGACACAGCACGGTCCTGCGGTCGCCATGCGGCGATCTCCTGGCCTGACGTCCCGGCCGCTGCGTGCGGCGCGCTGGATCGCGGTGCTGTGCGTTGCCGCCAGTTCAGGGGCCTGCGTGCTGACGCAGGATCTGCCTGATCCCGCGCTCGACGTTCCCACCAATTACAAATACGCCGGCAAGGTGGATGCGCCGCCGACGCTGGATTGGTGGCGCGGCTTCCGCTCGGCGGAGCTGACGCAGTTGATGGAGGAGGCGCAGACCGTCAATCTCGACATCGCCGCCGCGGTGGCGCGCATCGTCCAGGCCGACGCGCAGGCGCGGCAGGCGGGCGCGGCGCTGTTGCCGAGCGTGTCGACAGGCGGATCGGAGACGTATTCGCGCACCTCCGGCTCGAGCGCCTCGGGCCTGTCCATCGGCGGCCGCGAAGTCGTCAACTATTCGGCCTCGCTGAGCGCGAGCTATCAGCTCGATTTCTGGGGCCAGAACCGCGACGCGCTGCAAACGGCGGAAGAGACCGCAAACGCCAACCGCTTCGATCGCGACACGGTCGCGCTGACGACGCTCGCCGCCGTCGCCAACGCCTATTTCCAGGTGCTGGCCTCGCAGGACCGCTTGCGGACCGCCCAGCGCAATATCGCCAGCGCGCAGCGCATCCTCGATGCCATTCGCGAGCGCCGCAAGGCCGGCACCGGCACCGATCTCGACGTCGCGCAGCAGGAGAGCGTGCTCGCCAACCAGAAGGCGCTGGTGCCGCCGCTGCGCCAGACGCTGGACCAGAACGTCAATGCGCTCGCCGTGCTGGTCTCGCGCCCGCCGGAGAGCGTGCGCGTGCTCGGCGGCTCGCTGAACGGAATCGCGATTCCGCGCGTGACGCCCGGCCTGCCGTCGGAGCTTCTGACGCAGCGGCCGGACATCCGCCGCCAGGAGGCGCAACTCGCGTCCGCGACCGCCAACATCGGCAATGCCCGCGCGCAGTTCTTCCCGACCATCCAGCTCACCGGCAATGGCGGCTATCAGAGCTCGGCACTGGTGTCGCTGTTCCAGCCGCATGCGGCGTTCTTCCAGCTCGTCGGCAGCGCGACACAGCCGATCTTCGACGGTGGCAAGATCCTCGGCAATTTCGAACTCGCCAAGGCGCGGCAGGACGAATTGCTCCAGACCTACCGCAAGACCATCATCCAGTCGTTTGCCGACGTCGACAATGCGCTGTTCTCGATCAAGCAGACCACGATCAAGCTGCAATTGCAGCGTGACGTGCTCAACGCTTCGCGCCGCGCCTTCGACCTTGCCGAGCAGCAATTGCGCGCCGGCACCGCCGACATCGTGACCGTGCTCAACACCCAACTGACCCTGTTCCAGGCGGAAGACGCGCTGTCGCAGGCCCAACTCGCACGGCTTCTTGCCATCGTGAGCCTGTATCAGGCGCTCGGCGGCGGCTGGGAGCCGCGCATGGAGAAACCGGTCAATGCTCTTTAAGCCGGATACCAAGGAAGGCGCGAAGGAGGGCACGGCGAAGCGATCGCGCGGCCGCGGCTTCGTGATGACCCTGATCACGCTCGCGATCCTCGGCGGTCTCGGCTATTTCGGATGGACCGTCTGGCATCAGCAGCCGCAGCAGGCGAACGGCCGCAACCAGCGGCCCGATCTGCCGGTGCCGGTGCTGGCGGCAACCCCGCGCGTCCAGGACGTCCCGGTCTATCTCGACGGCGTCGGCGCGATCCGCGCGCTCAACACCGTCACCGTACGCTCGCAGGTCGACGGCAAGCTGATCGCCGTGAAGTTCACCGAAGGCCAGGACGTCAAGAAGGGCGACGTGCTCGGCGAGATCGATCCGGCGCTCTACCAGGCGACCTATGACCAGGCCGTCGCCAAGAAGGCGCAGGACGAGGCCCAGCTCGCCAACCAGCGCATCGACCTGACGCGCTACGAGCAGCTCGCCGCATCCAATGCCGGATCCAAGCAGCAGGCCGACACCCAGCGCGCGCTGGTGGCGCAGACCGAGGCACTGGTCAAGGCCGACCAGGCTGCGATCGACAATGCAGCGGCGACGCTGAGCTACACCAAGATCGTGGCGCCGCTCTCGGGGCGCGCCGGCCTGCGCCAGGTCGACCAGGGCAACATCATTCACGCCTCCGACACCACCGGCCTCGTGGTGATCACGCAATTGCAGCCGATCGCGGTGTGGTTCAGCCTGCCGCAGCAGCAGATCATGCGCGTCAATGCGGCGGCGTCGAAGGGCACGCTCGCGGTCGACGTGTTCGGCAATGACGGCATCACCGTGATCGACACCGGCAAGCTCACCGGCATCGACAACCAGGTCGACCAGACCACCGGCACGCTCAAGCTCAAGGCCGAGTTTCCCAACGCCAATTACCAGCTCTGGCCGGGCCAGTTCGTCAATGTCCGCCTCAAGGTCGAGACCCTGATGCAGGCGCTGGTGGTGCCGACATCGGCGGTGCAGCGCGGCCCGATCGGCACCTTCAGCTATGTCATCGGCGAGGACAATGTCGTCGCAGCCAAGCCGGTGACGGTGACGCAGCAGAACGAGCATGACGCCGTGATCGCCAGCGGCCTGTCGCCGAACGACAAGGTCGTCACCACGGGTTTTGCCAATCTGTCCGACGGCTCCAAGGTGGTCGTCGGCCGCGACGACCAGACCCCGTCGGCCGATCTCGCCCCACGCAAGCGTTCGCGCGGGCCGGACGCTCAGAAGAAGGATGGTGCCAAGGAAGGTCAGAAGGAAGGCCAAAAGGACGGTCAGAAGGACGGACAAGGCAAGGACGGCGAGTTCCGGGCCAAGCGGAAGAGCAGCGAAGGGGACCAGAAGGGGCAGACCGGGCCGGCACCGGGGCCGGGCGCATCGGGAAGTGGAGCCAAGCAGCCATGATCCCGACAACAGCCGCCTGAGCGGCAGGCATATCCCATGGGTGTCTCCGAACCCTTCATCCGCCGCCCGATCGCGACCTCGCTGCTCGGCATCGCGCTTCTGATCGGCGGGCTGCTGGGCTATTTCGCACTGCCGGTCTCGGCACTGCCGCAGGTCGATTTCCCGACCGTGCAGGTGACGACGCAGCTGCCGGGCGCAAGTCCCGACGTGATTGCCTCGCTGATCACCGCGCCACTGGAACGCCAGCTCGGCCAGATCCCGTCGCTGACGGCGATGAACTCGACGAGCTCGTTCGGCGTCAGCCAGATCTCGCTTCAGTTCGATCTCAACCGTGACATCGACGGCGCCACGCAGGACGTGCAGGCCGCGATCAACGCGGCGGCCGGAGTCTTGCCCAAGACGCTGCCTTATCCGCCGACCTACGCCAAGGTGAACCCGGCCGATGCGCCGGTGATGACGCTGGCGCTGCGCTCCGACACGATCTCGCTGCGCGCGATGAGCGACATCGCCGACACCATTCTGGCGCAACGCCTGAGCCAGATCTCCGGCGTCGGACGCGTCACGGTGCTCGGCGGATTGAAGCCGGCCGTGCGCATCCAGGCCGACCTCGCGCGGCTGGCCGCCTACGGCATCGCCATGGAGGACCTGCGCACCGCGATCGCCAATGCCAACGTCTCCGGGCCAAAGGGCTCGCTCGACGGCGCGCAGCAATCCTACATCATCGCCGCCAACGACCAGATCGCGGCCGCCGAGGCCTACAAGCCCATTATCATCGCCTACCGCAACGGCTCGCCCGTCGCCATCGCCGACGTCGCGCAGATCGTGGATGGCCTCGAGAACGACCGCACCGGCGGCTGGTACCAGGGCACGCCGGCCGTCATCATCGACATCCAGCGCCAGCCCGGCGCCAACGTCATCGATGTCGTCAGGCAGATCCGGGCTGAGATCCCGAAGGTCCAGCGCGCGATTCCGGCCGGCGTGAACCTCACCATCGTCTCTGACCGCACCGTCACCATCCGCGCCTCGGTCCGCGATGTGCAGTTCACGCTGATCCTCAGCGTCGTGCTGGTCACGCTGGTGGTGCTGCTGTTCCTGCGCTCGCTGCGGGCCACGCTGATCGCCGGCGTCGCGCTGCCGCTGTCGCTGATCACCAGCTTCGGCATCATGTATTTCGCCGGCTTCAGCCTCGACAATCTGTCGCTGATGGCGCTGACGATCGGCACCGGCTTCGTCGTCGACGACGCCATCGTCATGATCGAGAACATCGTCCGCCACATGGAGAACGGCGACAGTGCGATGGAGGCTTCGCTGAAGGGCGCCAGCGAAATCGGCTTCACCGTGATCTCGCTGACGGTGTCGCTGATCGCGGTGTTCATCCCACTGCTGTTCATGTCGGGCCTCGTCGGGCGCATGTTCCGCGAATTCGCGCTGACGCTGACCATCGCGGTCGTGACCTCGGCCGTGGTCTCGCTGACGCTGACGCCGATGATGTGCTCGCGGCTGCTCAAGCATGCGCATGAGGAGCTGGCGGTGCCGGGGCTGGCGGCGATCAGCCGCTTCATCGACCGCACCGTCGAGTTCTATCACCGGACGCTGCTGTGGGTGCTGGAGCGCCAGCGCGCCACGCTGCTCGTGACCTTCGCCACGCTGGTTGCGACGCTGGTTCTTTACGCCGTCGCGCCGAAGGGCTTCCTGCCGCTCCAGGACACCGCATCGATCACGGCCGTCACCGAGGCCGGGCCCGACGTCTCGTTCGCGGAGATGCAGAAGCGGCAGGCCGCGGCGGCCGATGCCATCAAGGCCGACCCCGACGTGGTCGGCGTCGTCTCCGTGATCGGCGCCGGCTCGGTCAACCCGACCACCAATGTCGGCCGCCTCGTCATGTCCTTGAGGCCGCGCGGCGAGCGGCGGGACGATGTCAGTGAGGTCGTGACCCGGCTGAAGCAGCGCGTCTCGGGCATTCCCGGCATGACCGTCTATTTCCAGCCGGTGCAGGACGTGCAGATCTCGACCCAGTCGAGCCGTTCACAATATCAGTACACGCTGACCGGGACCGATGCGGCGCAGGTGTCGGAATGGGCCGGCAGGCTGGTTGCGGAGATGCGCCGCGATCCGCTGTTCCGCGACGTTTCCTCCGAAGCGCAGGAAGGCGGCCTGCGAGCGCAGCTCACGGTCGACCGCACCCGCGCGGGACAGCTCGGCGTGAGCCTGCAAGGGATCACCGACACGCTCAACGACGCTTTTGCACAGAGGCAGATCTCGACGATCTACGGCCAGGCCAACCAGTACCGCGTGGTGCTGGAGGCGCTGCCGATGTACCAGCGCGATCCCTCGATCCTGTCGAAACTCTATCTGCCGGGCGCCGCGAGCAGCGTCGTGGGCGCGCCCAACGCGCAGGTGCCGCTCTCCGCCGTGGCGACGCTGACGCGCACCACCGCGCCGCTCGCGATCTCGCACCAGGCGCAATTCCCGGCGATCTCGCTCAGCTTCAACCTCGCGCCGGGCGCGGCGCTCGGCGATGCGGTCGAGGCGGTGAAGACGATCGAGACCCGGATCGAGATGCCCAACAGCATCGTCGGCGTCTATGCAGGCGATGCCGCCGAGTTCGCCAAGGCGCTCGCCGGCCAGCCCTGGCTGCTGCTCGCCGCCGTGATCACGATCTACATCGTGCTCGGCGTGCTCTATGAGAGCTACATTCACCCCATCACCATCCTGTCGACGCTGCCCTCGGCCGGCGTCGGCGCCATCCTGGCGCTGGTGCTGTGCGGGCAGGACCTCTCGGTGATCGGCCTGATCGGCATCATCCTGCTGATGGGCATCGTCAAGAAGAACGCGATCATGATGATCGACTTCGCGCTGGAGGCCGAGCGCGGGCAGGGGATGCCGCCCAACGAGGCGATCGTGCAGGCCTGTCTCCTGCGCTTCCGTCCCATCATGATGACGACGCTGGCCGCGCTGTTCGGCGCGCTGCCGCTGGCGATCGAGAGCGGCACCGGCGCCGAGCTGCGCTTCCCGCTCGGCGTCTCCATCATCGGCGGCCTGCTGCTCAGCCAGCTCTTGACGCTCTACACCACGCCGGTGATCTACCTCGCGCTCGACCGCATCAACCGCCGTCTCGAACAGGCGCTGCCGCCGGCCGCGTCAGGCGGCCCACCGGTCGCGGGCGCGACCGAGGGGATGCAGTGATGGCATCGATCTCGGAGCCCTTCATCCGCCGCCCGGTCGCGACCACGCTGCTGTCGATCGGGTTGTTCCTGCTGGGTGTCGTTGCCTACGATTTCCTTCCCGTTGCTTCGGTCCCGAACGTCGACTTCCCCGCCATCTTCGTCTCAGCCAGCCGGCCCGGCGCCGACCCGTCGGTGATGGCCGCAACGGTGGCTTCACCATTGGAGCGCCGGCTCGGCGAGATCGCCGGCATCAACCAGATCACCTCGACCTCGACGCTCGGCAACACCAGCATTCAGCTCCAGTTCGACATCGGCCGCAGCATCGACAAGGCCGCGCGCGACGTGCAGGCGGCGATCAACGCCGCCATGGTCGACCTGCCGAGCGACCTGCCGACGCTGCCGCGCTTCCGCAAGGCCAACACGGCCGGCGCGCCCGTCTTCGTGCTGGCGCTGACCTCCACGACGCTTGCTGCCAGCGCGATCTACGACGTCGCCGACACCGTGCTGGCGCAGCGCATCTCGCAGGTCCCAGGCGTCGGCAACGTGGCCATCAGCGGCGCCGATCAACCGGCGGTCCGCGTCCAGCTCAATCCGGTGGCACTCTCGAACGCAGGCATTGCCACCGACGACGTCCGCACCGCGATTATCAACGCCAATCCGCTCGGCCCGGTCGGGATCTTCAACGGCGAACGCCAGAGCGAAACGCTGGCGCTCAACAAGCAGATGCGCACGGCGAAAGAATTCCGCGACATCGTCATCAAGAGCTCGAACGGCAATTTCGTGCGGCTGTCCGACGTCGCCGACATCGAGGACTCCGTCCGCAACGCTCGTTCCATCGCCTGGTTCAACAAGCAGCCGGCCGTGCTGATCCAGATCACAAAGCAGGGCGATGCCAACGTGATCGACACCGTGGACCGCGTGAAAGCGCTGATCCCCGAGCTGAAGCAATGGATTCCGGCCGGCGTGGAAGTTTCCACCCTGGTCGACCGCACCAGCACGATCCGCGCCAGCGTGCTCGACATGCAGTGGACGCTGCTCGCGACGGCCATATTGGTGATGGTCGTGGTGTTCGTGTTCCTGCGGCGGCTGACGCCGACGATCGCGGCCGGCATTTCGGTGCCGCTGGCGCTGGCCGGCACCTGCGCCGGCATGTGGGTCGCGGACTTCTCGATCGACAATCTGTCGCTGATGGCGCTCGCGATCTCGGTCGGCTTCGTGGTCGACGACGCCATCGTCATGATCGAGAACATGTACCGCAATCTCGAGCACGGCATGCGGCCGATGCAGGCGGCGCTGGAGGGCGCGAAGCAGATCGGCTTCACGGTGGTTTCGATCAGCCTGTCGCTGATCGCGGCCTTCACGCCGCTGATCTTCATGGACGGCATCGTCGGCCGTCTCCTGCGCGAATTCTCGCTGACGCTGACCTTCGCGATCGTGGTCTCGACGCTGGTGTCGCTGACGGTCACGCCGATGATCTGCGCTCATTACATCCGGCAGACCACGTCCGGCACGGCAACGCTGTTCGATCGCATCATCGAGGGCTCGCTGTCCCGCATCGTCGCCTTCTACGCCCGCACCTTGCGCACCGCGCTGGAATATCCGTTGCTGACGCTGCTGGTGTTCTTCGCCACCATCGGCCTCACCGTGACGCTCTACATCAAGGTCCCCAAGGGCTATTTCCCGACCGACGATTCCGGCTTCGTGATCGGAGCGACGCGCGCCTCGGCCGATATCTCGTTCCAGTCGATGCTCGGCCTTCAGCAGCGGCTAGCCGACATCGTGATGAAGGATCCGGCCGTGGCCGGCATCGGTTCGACCGTCGGCGCGGGAGGCGGGCCGGGGGGAGCGACCTCCAACCGCGGCATCATGTATATCAGCCTGAAGCCGCCGGAGGAGCGCGACCACGTCTCGACGGAGGTCGTGATCGACCGTCTGAGACGCGCGCTCTACCCCGTGGCCGGCATCCGTCTCTTCATGTTCGCCGCCCAGGACGTCCGCGCCGGCGGGCGGCAGAGTGATTCCGACTACCAGTACACGCTGACCAGCACCGATCTCAGCCTGCTGCAGAAGTGGGCGCCCATCGTTGCCAAGCGCATGGAGAGCGTCGAGGGCATCACCGACATTTCCAGCGACCGCGATCCTGGCGGCCTTCAATTGACCCTGAGCATCGACCGCCAGAAGGCCTCGGCACTCGGCGTCCGCGTCCAGGACATCGACAACGCGCTCAACAACGCGTTCTCGCAGCGGCAGATCGGGATCATCTACACCCAGCGCAACCAGTACATGACCGTGCTGGAGATCGACCCGAAATTCCAGGTCGATCCGTCCAACCTCGAGCGCATCTATGTCGCGGGCGCGGGCGACGCGCAGGTGCCGCTATCCGCTGTGGTTCACGCCACGCGCGGCCTCGCCGCCCTCGCGGTCTATCACTCGCAGTCGTTTCCCTCGACCACGGTGTCGTTCAATCTCTTGCCGAACGTGCAGCTTCAGGCGGCGACCCAGAACATCCAGCGGGCGGTGGAAGAACTGCACATGCCCGAAGGCATCCGCGGCAGCTTCGACGGCAATGCCGGCGATTTCGCCAAGACCAGCGGCCGCCAGCCGCTGCTCA is from Bradyrhizobium xenonodulans and encodes:
- a CDS encoding efflux RND transporter permease subunit produces the protein MGVSEPFIRRPIATSLLGIALLIGGLLGYFALPVSALPQVDFPTVQVTTQLPGASPDVIASLITAPLERQLGQIPSLTAMNSTSSFGVSQISLQFDLNRDIDGATQDVQAAINAAAGVLPKTLPYPPTYAKVNPADAPVMTLALRSDTISLRAMSDIADTILAQRLSQISGVGRVTVLGGLKPAVRIQADLARLAAYGIAMEDLRTAIANANVSGPKGSLDGAQQSYIIAANDQIAAAEAYKPIIIAYRNGSPVAIADVAQIVDGLENDRTGGWYQGTPAVIIDIQRQPGANVIDVVRQIRAEIPKVQRAIPAGVNLTIVSDRTVTIRASVRDVQFTLILSVVLVTLVVLLFLRSLRATLIAGVALPLSLITSFGIMYFAGFSLDNLSLMALTIGTGFVVDDAIVMIENIVRHMENGDSAMEASLKGASEIGFTVISLTVSLIAVFIPLLFMSGLVGRMFREFALTLTIAVVTSAVVSLTLTPMMCSRLLKHAHEELAVPGLAAISRFIDRTVEFYHRTLLWVLERQRATLLVTFATLVATLVLYAVAPKGFLPLQDTASITAVTEAGPDVSFAEMQKRQAAAADAIKADPDVVGVVSVIGAGSVNPTTNVGRLVMSLRPRGERRDDVSEVVTRLKQRVSGIPGMTVYFQPVQDVQISTQSSRSQYQYTLTGTDAAQVSEWAGRLVAEMRRDPLFRDVSSEAQEGGLRAQLTVDRTRAGQLGVSLQGITDTLNDAFAQRQISTIYGQANQYRVVLEALPMYQRDPSILSKLYLPGAASSVVGAPNAQVPLSAVATLTRTTAPLAISHQAQFPAISLSFNLAPGAALGDAVEAVKTIETRIEMPNSIVGVYAGDAAEFAKALAGQPWLLLAAVITIYIVLGVLYESYIHPITILSTLPSAGVGAILALVLCGQDLSVIGLIGIILLMGIVKKNAIMMIDFALEAERGQGMPPNEAIVQACLLRFRPIMMTTLAALFGALPLAIESGTGAELRFPLGVSIIGGLLLSQLLTLYTTPVIYLALDRINRRLEQALPPAASGGPPVAGATEGMQ
- a CDS encoding efflux RND transporter permease subunit; protein product: MASISEPFIRRPVATTLLSIGLFLLGVVAYDFLPVASVPNVDFPAIFVSASRPGADPSVMAATVASPLERRLGEIAGINQITSTSTLGNTSIQLQFDIGRSIDKAARDVQAAINAAMVDLPSDLPTLPRFRKANTAGAPVFVLALTSTTLAASAIYDVADTVLAQRISQVPGVGNVAISGADQPAVRVQLNPVALSNAGIATDDVRTAIINANPLGPVGIFNGERQSETLALNKQMRTAKEFRDIVIKSSNGNFVRLSDVADIEDSVRNARSIAWFNKQPAVLIQITKQGDANVIDTVDRVKALIPELKQWIPAGVEVSTLVDRTSTIRASVLDMQWTLLATAILVMVVVFVFLRRLTPTIAAGISVPLALAGTCAGMWVADFSIDNLSLMALAISVGFVVDDAIVMIENMYRNLEHGMRPMQAALEGAKQIGFTVVSISLSLIAAFTPLIFMDGIVGRLLREFSLTLTFAIVVSTLVSLTVTPMICAHYIRQTTSGTATLFDRIIEGSLSRIVAFYARTLRTALEYPLLTLLVFFATIGLTVTLYIKVPKGYFPTDDSGFVIGATRASADISFQSMLGLQQRLADIVMKDPAVAGIGSTVGAGGGPGGATSNRGIMYISLKPPEERDHVSTEVVIDRLRRALYPVAGIRLFMFAAQDVRAGGRQSDSDYQYTLTSTDLSLLQKWAPIVAKRMESVEGITDISSDRDPGGLQLTLSIDRQKASALGVRVQDIDNALNNAFSQRQIGIIYTQRNQYMTVLEIDPKFQVDPSNLERIYVAGAGDAQVPLSAVVHATRGLAALAVYHSQSFPSTTVSFNLLPNVQLQAATQNIQRAVEELHMPEGIRGSFDGNAGDFAKTSGRQPLLILGALVAMYIVLGVLYESLAHPLTIISTLPSAGLGALLALQITNTPLTVIAFVGIILLIGIVKKNGIMMVDFALDAERQRGLSSAEAIFEACQARFRPILMTTMAALFAGIPLVVATGPGTELRRPLGITIIGGLFVSQVLTLYTTPVIYLLIDRLRRRSEPRPVPAPAE
- a CDS encoding efflux RND transporter periplasmic adaptor subunit, translating into MLFKPDTKEGAKEGTAKRSRGRGFVMTLITLAILGGLGYFGWTVWHQQPQQANGRNQRPDLPVPVLAATPRVQDVPVYLDGVGAIRALNTVTVRSQVDGKLIAVKFTEGQDVKKGDVLGEIDPALYQATYDQAVAKKAQDEAQLANQRIDLTRYEQLAASNAGSKQQADTQRALVAQTEALVKADQAAIDNAAATLSYTKIVAPLSGRAGLRQVDQGNIIHASDTTGLVVITQLQPIAVWFSLPQQQIMRVNAAASKGTLAVDVFGNDGITVIDTGKLTGIDNQVDQTTGTLKLKAEFPNANYQLWPGQFVNVRLKVETLMQALVVPTSAVQRGPIGTFSYVIGEDNVVAAKPVTVTQQNEHDAVIASGLSPNDKVVTTGFANLSDGSKVVVGRDDQTPSADLAPRKRSRGPDAQKKDGAKEGQKEGQKDGQKDGQGKDGEFRAKRKSSEGDQKGQTGPAPGPGASGSGAKQP
- a CDS encoding efflux transporter outer membrane subunit is translated as MRRSPGLTSRPLRAARWIAVLCVAASSGACVLTQDLPDPALDVPTNYKYAGKVDAPPTLDWWRGFRSAELTQLMEEAQTVNLDIAAAVARIVQADAQARQAGAALLPSVSTGGSETYSRTSGSSASGLSIGGREVVNYSASLSASYQLDFWGQNRDALQTAEETANANRFDRDTVALTTLAAVANAYFQVLASQDRLRTAQRNIASAQRILDAIRERRKAGTGTDLDVAQQESVLANQKALVPPLRQTLDQNVNALAVLVSRPPESVRVLGGSLNGIAIPRVTPGLPSELLTQRPDIRRQEAQLASATANIGNARAQFFPTIQLTGNGGYQSSALVSLFQPHAAFFQLVGSATQPIFDGGKILGNFELAKARQDELLQTYRKTIIQSFADVDNALFSIKQTTIKLQLQRDVLNASRRAFDLAEQQLRAGTADIVTVLNTQLTLFQAEDALSQAQLARLLAIVSLYQALGGGWEPRMEKPVNAL